From one Butyricimonas faecihominis genomic stretch:
- the rnpA gene encoding ribonuclease P protein component: MDIKRCPFFVCLHSYMDETIKYTFCKEERLCRKGGFEELLSSGYSFVSYPLRVVIRLYPREEKDFPARIAVSVSKRRFKRAVKRNRVKRLIRETYRLNKNTLYSSIPEDKTMDILFIYLHDEIFEYGKIEKAITGAIKKIRSYIEKDSGGDIADTH, from the coding sequence ATGGACATCAAACGATGTCCATTTTTTGTATGTTTGCACTCGTATATGGATGAAACGATAAAATACACGTTTTGCAAGGAAGAACGGCTATGCCGGAAGGGGGGATTCGAGGAACTTCTGTCCTCGGGCTATAGTTTCGTGTCTTATCCGTTACGAGTGGTAATCCGGTTATACCCGAGGGAAGAGAAAGATTTCCCGGCCCGGATAGCCGTGAGCGTTTCTAAAAGGCGTTTCAAGCGAGCCGTGAAACGTAACCGGGTAAAACGTTTGATTCGGGAGACCTACCGTCTGAATAAAAATACATTGTACTCTTCTATCCCGGAGGATAAAACGATGGATATATTGTTCATATATTTGCATGACGAAATTTTTGAATATGGTAAAATCGAAAAAGCGATAACCGGTGCTATTAAAAAAATTAGGAGCTATATTGAAAAAGATAGTGGTGGGGATATTGCTGATACCCATTAA
- a CDS encoding DUF4271 domain-containing protein yields MLDKQIDSVITDSIVPVSDSVVFPASLLRETVSWKPFLPFDTLTNQVELVDGIPLSGEKMNIEFISSILIYTVVYLVFIALLRLRGRGFLPTVYTYFFNRKRGASLQSEGGMPNYFFVFLSVCLSFSILSMLMAFLIDPPFVFFNALIYFLIIFGYYFLVLGLVRLFGWAFNRRHCASEIILNLRTSAIVLGLSISPFVLALFYVQTSAINMLLYVISGIGIIILVFRFIRLIKILYGYRVSILYMILYLCGLEILPILVLYKLLE; encoded by the coding sequence ATGTTGGACAAGCAAATAGATTCAGTTATAACGGATAGTATCGTGCCGGTGTCGGATTCTGTGGTGTTTCCGGCCTCTTTGTTAAGAGAAACGGTCTCTTGGAAACCTTTCTTACCGTTTGACACGCTGACGAATCAGGTGGAATTAGTAGACGGAATTCCTTTGAGCGGGGAGAAAATGAATATTGAATTTATTTCCAGTATTCTGATTTACACGGTCGTGTATCTCGTTTTTATCGCTTTGTTGCGCCTGCGAGGAAGAGGTTTTCTCCCAACGGTGTACACCTATTTTTTCAACCGGAAAAGAGGAGCTAGCTTGCAATCGGAAGGCGGGATGCCAAACTATTTCTTCGTTTTCTTGTCGGTTTGCCTTTCCTTCTCGATCTTGTCCATGTTGATGGCTTTTTTGATCGATCCTCCCTTTGTATTCTTTAATGCCTTAATCTATTTTCTGATCATCTTCGGTTACTATTTTTTAGTCTTGGGACTTGTGCGGCTTTTCGGGTGGGCATTTAATAGAAGGCATTGTGCATCGGAGATCATCTTGAATTTGCGCACAAGCGCGATCGTGTTGGGATTATCCATATCCCCGTTCGTGCTGGCCTTGTTTTACGTGCAAACTTCGGCAATAAATATGTTATTATATGTCATTTCAGGAATTGGTATCATTATTCTGGTTTTCAGATTTATAAGATTGATTAAAATATTATATGGATATAGAGTTTCAATTTTGTATATGATTTTGTACCTTTGTGGGCTTGAAATATTGCCGATTCTTGTCTTGTACAAGCTATTGGAATAA
- a CDS encoding uroporphyrinogen-III synthase: MKIKKILVSQPKPTTEKSPYFDLAEEFGLKLEFKSFIKVEGVTAKEFRQERINILDFTGIVFTSRTAIDHFFRICTEMRVTVPDTMKYFCISEAIAFYLQKYIVYRKRKIFYGDKKVEDMTKILLKHKTENFLVPVSDVHKENIPALMDELHLKYTKSVFYKTVSSDVASEIPDLKEYDILAFYTPAGIKSLFHNYPNFEQGSTIIAAFGEATAEAVEEAGLRLDIKAPTEKAPSMTMALEQFIKAYNKENKSK, from the coding sequence TTGAAAATAAAGAAGATACTAGTTTCGCAGCCAAAGCCGACAACCGAGAAATCTCCGTATTTTGATTTGGCAGAAGAATTTGGATTGAAATTAGAATTCAAATCATTTATAAAGGTAGAAGGTGTCACGGCAAAAGAATTTCGTCAAGAAAGGATAAATATTCTTGATTTTACCGGGATCGTTTTCACCAGTCGTACGGCTATCGACCATTTCTTCCGGATCTGTACCGAAATGAGGGTAACCGTTCCCGACACGATGAAGTATTTCTGTATATCAGAGGCTATTGCTTTCTATCTTCAGAAATATATCGTGTACCGTAAGAGAAAAATTTTCTACGGGGACAAGAAAGTCGAGGATATGACGAAAATTCTGTTAAAGCACAAGACCGAAAACTTCCTAGTTCCGGTTTCCGACGTGCATAAAGAAAATATCCCCGCTTTGATGGATGAACTACACCTGAAGTACACGAAATCCGTATTCTATAAAACCGTGTCCAGTGATGTAGCCTCTGAAATTCCGGATTTGAAAGAGTATGATATCTTGGCGTTCTACACTCCGGCCGGTATCAAGTCATTGTTCCACAACTACCCGAATTTTGAGCAGGGTTCGACAATTATCGCGGCCTTCGGGGAGGCGACAGCCGAGGCGGTTGAGGAGGCCGGGTTGAGGCTTGATATAAAAGCTCCCACGGAAAAAGCCCCTTCGATGACCATGGCGCTGGAACAGTTCATTAAGGCTTACAACAAAGAAAATAAATCAAAATAG
- the yidD gene encoding membrane protein insertion efficiency factor YidD, with the protein MKKIVVGILLIPIKFYQLCISPWTPPSCRYTPTCSQYAVEALRKHGPVKGLFLAIKRICSCHPWGGSGYDPVP; encoded by the coding sequence TTGAAAAAGATAGTGGTGGGGATATTGCTGATACCCATTAAATTTTATCAGTTATGCATTTCCCCTTGGACACCCCCGAGTTGCCGCTATACCCCGACCTGTTCACAATATGCGGTGGAGGCGTTACGGAAACACGGTCCGGTAAAAGGATTATTCCTTGCGATAAAACGGATATGTTCTTGCCATCCATGGGGAGGTTCGGGCTACGATCCGGTGCCGTGA